One genomic window of Micromonospora sp. WMMD1128 includes the following:
- the yidC gene encoding membrane protein insertase YidC codes for MSLDWIYYAISWILLTWHSAWDAIGVPVGAVIGTNWAWILAIIFLVVTVRVILFPVFVKQIKSQRAMQALQPKVKELQEKHKGDRETLQKEMMELYRKEKANPLMGCLPMFLQIPVFLGLFHTLKRLNPENQGKTLYGWTVDQFNSASSAKLFTAPISGRFGSTAADLAPLGANTNTVKLIAGVLVLIMIATTYLTSRQMILKTGWAEDPQQRMVQRLMLYGIPVSLLVSGSIFPIGVIIYWVTNNLFTLGQQQWVLRKFPPLVPPKKNTTTGGKSPVQPAKTGGLLGRKTAQPAAKAPAAAPKVAGPKPGAKPVNPKKSGGRPAKRQG; via the coding sequence TTGAGTCTCGACTGGATCTACTACGCGATCTCGTGGATCCTGCTGACCTGGCACTCGGCCTGGGACGCCATCGGGGTGCCGGTCGGCGCGGTCATCGGCACGAACTGGGCCTGGATCCTCGCCATCATCTTCCTGGTGGTGACGGTCCGGGTGATCCTGTTCCCGGTCTTCGTCAAGCAGATCAAGTCGCAGCGTGCCATGCAGGCGCTCCAGCCGAAGGTCAAGGAGCTCCAGGAGAAGCACAAGGGTGACCGGGAGACGCTCCAGAAGGAGATGATGGAGCTCTACCGGAAGGAAAAGGCCAACCCCCTGATGGGCTGCCTTCCGATGTTCCTCCAGATCCCCGTCTTCCTGGGCCTGTTCCACACCCTCAAGCGGCTCAACCCGGAGAACCAGGGCAAGACGCTCTACGGCTGGACCGTCGACCAGTTCAACAGCGCCTCCAGCGCGAAGCTCTTCACCGCTCCGATCTCCGGCCGGTTCGGCTCCACCGCCGCCGACCTGGCGCCGCTGGGCGCGAACACCAACACGGTCAAGCTGATCGCCGGCGTCCTGGTGCTCATCATGATCGCCACGACCTACCTGACGAGCCGTCAGATGATCCTGAAGACCGGCTGGGCCGAGGACCCGCAGCAGCGCATGGTGCAGCGGCTGATGCTCTACGGCATCCCGGTCTCGCTGCTGGTCTCGGGTTCGATCTTCCCGATCGGTGTGATCATCTACTGGGTCACCAACAACCTCTTCACGCTCGGCCAGCAGCAGTGGGTGCTGCGGAAGTTCCCGCCGCTGGTGCCGCCGAAGAAGAACACCACCACCGGCGGCAAGAGCCCGGTGCAGCCGGCCAAGACCGGTGGACTGCTCGGCCGCAAGACCGCGCAGCCGGCGGCGAAGGCCCCGGCCGCCGCGCCGAAGGTGGCCGGGCCGAAGCCGGGCGCCAAGCCGGTCAACCCGAAGAAGAGTGGTGGGCGCCCCGCCAAGCGACAGGGCTGA
- a CDS encoding R3H domain-containing nucleic acid-binding protein yields the protein MTDTSIPSADQPVDEETVEATSTGTEEDVPEEDATETRQKKAPADSDLFRQSEIAADYVEGLLDILDYDGDIDELVSGGRPVVEVVGGRLQSLVGQRGATLEALQELTRLAVFRQTGTPSRLLLDVGGYRAARRKELAAVAKNAVEKVKEHGEAVRLEPMSAFERKCVHDVVNAMSGVESESEGVEPNRRIVVRPVD from the coding sequence GTGACCGACACCAGCATCCCCAGCGCTGACCAGCCCGTGGACGAGGAGACCGTCGAGGCGACCTCCACCGGGACCGAGGAGGACGTGCCCGAGGAGGACGCGACCGAGACCCGGCAGAAGAAGGCCCCGGCCGACAGCGACCTGTTCCGGCAGAGCGAGATCGCCGCCGACTACGTCGAGGGCCTGCTGGACATCCTCGACTACGACGGCGACATCGACGAGCTGGTCTCCGGCGGCCGGCCGGTCGTCGAGGTGGTCGGCGGTCGCCTCCAGAGCCTGGTCGGCCAGCGCGGCGCCACCCTGGAGGCGCTCCAGGAGCTGACCCGCCTCGCGGTGTTCCGGCAGACCGGCACGCCGAGCCGTCTGCTGCTCGACGTCGGCGGCTACCGGGCCGCGCGCCGCAAGGAGCTGGCCGCGGTCGCCAAGAACGCGGTCGAGAAGGTCAAGGAACACGGCGAGGCGGTACGCCTCGAGCCGATGTCCGCGTTCGAGCGCAAGTGCGTGCACGACGTGGTCAACGCGATGAGCGGCGTGGAGAGCGAGTCCGAGGGCGTGGAGCCGAACCGTCGTATCGTCGTCCGGCCGGTGGACTGA